Genomic window (Musa acuminata AAA Group cultivar baxijiao chromosome BXJ1-9, Cavendish_Baxijiao_AAA, whole genome shotgun sequence):
AGGAAACCCATGTGTGATTTTTCCGACCACAGATCAGACGTCTGCGATATGGAAGGTGACATAAGAGTCATCGGGAAGAATCTGTCCTCTGTAATGCTCGTTACCCCCTCTGATCATAAGGGCAGCAGAGACAGAAACGAGTCATGGCAGATCAGACCTTATCCTCGCAAGTTCGACGACTCAGCCATGGCTAAAGTCCGGGCTTTGAACTTGACATCACCGCATGGCGATCGAGAAGCCCCTCGATGCACTGTCAATCACGCTGTCCCCGGCGTCCTGTTCTCGACCGGCGGACACAGCGGAAACTGCTTCCACGACTTCGCCGACGTGTTGATTCCCCTCTTCCAAACTGCCGGCCCGTTCCAAGGCCAGGTCCAGTTCATCATTGCCGATCGTCAAGGTTGGTGGATGCACAAGTACCGCCCATATCTAATGAAGCTGTCGTCGTATGATATAATCGATTACGACAATGACGACAGAGTGCATTGTTTCAAGCATGCTGTCGTTGGATTGAGAGCCGAAAGGGACCTGATGATCGATCCCGCCGGAGCCCCAGAAGGGTACTCCATCATGGACTTCGTGAGGCTCACGAGGAGCGCCTACTCGCTAGAGAGAGATCGCGCGTGGGCTGCGGCCGGGGAGCCGCCCGGCAAGAAGCCAAGGCTGCTGTTGATAGCGAGGGGCGGGACGAGAAGATTCATGAACTTGGAGGAGGTGGTGGGCATGGCGGAGGGGGTGGGGTACGAGGTGGTGGCGTCGGAGCCCGACTTCTCCGATGTGGGCAGGTTCGCACGGGTGGTGAACTCGTGCGATGTGATGGTGGGCGTGCACGGCGCAGGACTGACCAACTTCGTCTTCCTTCCCACCGACGCCATCGTGATCCAGGTGGTGCCACTGGGCAAATTGGATTGGATAGCGACCAACTTTTACGCGGAGCCTGCCATGGGAATGAAGCTGCGGTACTTGCAGTATGACATAAGCGTGGAGGAGAGCACCCTGAAGGAAGCGTACCCCAGAGACCACCAGGTGTTCAAGGACCCCGAGTCCATTCACAAGCAAGGCTGGTTCAAACTGAGGGACGTCTACCTCAAACATCAAAACGTAGAGCTTGATGTGAACCGATTCAGGCCTGTCCTACAGAGGGCATTCGAGCTTCTCCGTGAAaagaagtacagttgaagaaccGGGAGTTCTGTATATTGATTTAGTCCCATCAATTACGAACGACCACACGGATGACTCTATATATGCCACAGCAATCATTTTGCACTCATGAATGCCTTTCTGGGTGCTGTCACAGCAAATTACAGTGGGCCTCGTAGCGATGCCGCTTTTCCTTTCTGTTTTTGTACGTACGACGAGTGTGCAGTAATACTACTACATAGTAAATGGCATGTCGCCATCCGCCCCCAAATCACTCAACCAGCCATGGCGATAAGTTGCTGCACTCTGTGAAGTCATGTAGAAAACGGACtagtgtttatgatattttaCACAACACAAGCGTGAGACAGCATCCGATACGTACCTAATTTGTAAGTAGAGCCATGTGCAGATGAACCCCTTCCCCGGGAAGGTGGCTGGCCGGGCGAGGTGGACAGGAGGAGGAAGGGAGAAGCTGCTGAAGATGATTGGGTGGCATAGGGAAGTAGCAAGCAGAGATCATTATCCAAACgtaggaagaggaagaagtcaCTCTCCTGATCGACCCATTCCCATCACGTCCAGCAGCAACCCCCTCTTCCTTTCGCCTCCCCCTGCGATCTGCATGTACACTAATTGACTTCGCTACGTAgccaatatataattaaaatattatatattttgggGAACACTGAAGCCAAAAAGCCATCATTAATCCATCAGACGTTTATTTGTCTCCGAATGATTGCATGCAGTCTACGACACCTCTATTCTCAAAAGTTACTCCAACAGGACCAGCATGCTGACTTCCCCAGCTAGAAATGCACCTCGCTACGTGATTCCCGTGGATTGAATGGCACTCCGAGTTTATGGGTTTGCATAAAAGAATCTCGTGGAATAAGTGTGTTTGATCCACTTCCATAAGATGATTAAGTCATTAGCTTGTTGATCTTAAATCactaatctaaaatatttaaatcctttCAACTTATGATGTGAGACTAGATCCATACGTCTTACTCTTCTTTGGATATGTAGTCTAGAATCTATGTGAGACTCTGGTCTCACGCCATAACTCACACTTCCACTTAATCTATCATGATCCGAGATGGCATAACAGGTGTAGGGACCTTACTTACATGAGGATGCTTTGGGTACTCAGGTGAAAGAGGATATGACATCATCCGATCCAATCTGATCTGTTGTATTCAAGTGTAGGAGTTGCATAAACAATGAGCTACGCGTTTGGTACGATCACATTACCAGCCGGGATTACAAAGCGAGCAATAATCCGAGAAGTGGAGTCCTAGGAAGTATTTTAATATGCCCACTACCTAAGATCGATGTGATCGAGGTCTCGTTTCATATCTACACGGCGACACATATCCACAGCATTAGCATTTGGATAGAATAGAAGAATGGATGCATGGATTGGCACCATCACCTTAGCTTCGAGTTCGGTAAGCCCTTGCCTTTTTTCATCATCCTGCATGCTTCCGCCTATTCATTCTTTATCACCCAACTAAGTTCAATTTGTGGAGGAGTCTTGAAGGAAGACACCCACCCATGTACGAGTAGTATTTGCAGCGTTTCTTGATTCGTGATAACATGTAGAGTTGCTCATCTCATCAGCATTTCACATATGCAAATCGATTTAGACGGTCCAAATCAAATTAGACGTCGATACAGGGCACGAGCAGATTTGATTTGCTTGCTCTTCCAATTCCATCTTTTTATTTGGCTTTCCTTGCAAACGTTGAAAGATCACAACCTGCAGGTTTTAAATAAAGAGCGACACGAAAGCACTAAAAGACAACTCAAACAAAAGAAATCTCGAATCTTTCAGTTTTCTTTTTGGTAAAATAACATGGTAATGGATGGATCCGACGACGCCCTCGGGTTCTTCTTTCTCGACAGCAT
Coding sequences:
- the LOC103996679 gene encoding beta-1,2-xylosyltransferase XYXT1-like, with translation MKLAKKFRPQVEPRSFGSGLIVGCFLVSMTYVMMSKTMISMEHLSILNCLPSSSSIDATPMSSMVEKNKRIQLSEYESATRESKPTRSDAIEMHDNASSAESASEVPFEEDNVSSTKNGSDGKEEEEGISRLCESSSGNCKPENDREVLETLTAGDSSESDGTPERKPMCDFSDHRSDVCDMEGDIRVIGKNLSSVMLVTPSDHKGSRDRNESWQIRPYPRKFDDSAMAKVRALNLTSPHGDREAPRCTVNHAVPGVLFSTGGHSGNCFHDFADVLIPLFQTAGPFQGQVQFIIADRQGWWMHKYRPYLMKLSSYDIIDYDNDDRVHCFKHAVVGLRAERDLMIDPAGAPEGYSIMDFVRLTRSAYSLERDRAWAAAGEPPGKKPRLLLIARGGTRRFMNLEEVVGMAEGVGYEVVASEPDFSDVGRFARVVNSCDVMVGVHGAGLTNFVFLPTDAIVIQVVPLGKLDWIATNFYAEPAMGMKLRYLQYDISVEESTLKEAYPRDHQVFKDPESIHKQGWFKLRDVYLKHQNVELDVNRFRPVLQRAFELLREKKYS